In Zhaonella formicivorans, one DNA window encodes the following:
- a CDS encoding NUDIX hydrolase: MEEQTIHSKTVFRGKVVSLRLEEVQLPDGRTTTREIVEHPGAVAVIPLLNSGEIAMVKQYRKPVGKVLYELPAGKLERGEEPLNCARRELLEETGLTASQITKLLEFYTTPGFSDEVMHLYLATGLEQGEQRLDSDEFLQLERFPLATLLKMVREGQIQDAKTIIGLLWLANKNCLGEKR; encoded by the coding sequence ATGGAAGAGCAAACCATACACAGTAAAACTGTCTTTAGGGGCAAAGTAGTTAGCCTGAGGCTGGAAGAAGTACAATTGCCAGATGGGCGCACAACCACTAGGGAAATTGTAGAACACCCGGGAGCGGTGGCTGTAATTCCCCTTTTAAACAGCGGAGAAATCGCCATGGTCAAACAGTATAGAAAACCGGTAGGGAAAGTTTTATACGAACTCCCTGCCGGAAAGCTGGAAAGAGGGGAAGAGCCTTTAAATTGTGCGCGAAGGGAATTATTGGAGGAAACAGGGCTAACTGCAAGCCAAATAACTAAACTGCTGGAATTTTACACCACTCCCGGCTTTAGCGATGAAGTGATGCATCTCTATTTGGCCACGGGACTTGAGCAGGGGGAACAGCGGTTGGACAGCGATGAATTTTTGCAGCTGGAGCGTTTTCCCCTGGCCACTTTGCTGAAAATGGTGCGGGAAGGTCAAATCCAAGATGCAAAGACTATCATTGGGCTGCTATGGTTAGCCAATAAAAATTGCTTGGGAGAAAAAAGGTGA
- the spoIIM gene encoding stage II sporulation protein M: MGKKFWRVISVHWKDNLLLYMVIILFLLLGILAGALGAKTLSSKQEGELIEYLNRFAASFTSVEVEPGILVRQSLLTNLKLLGIVWFLGLTVLGAPLILLVIAAKGFYLGFTAGFLIQEKGMAGILLTALALLPQNIFNLPALVAAGVTAASFSFWLFKGRVKERNKKLSQQFLIYTLLLGSLAGFILLGSLLEAYLTPQLIKMVIMYL; encoded by the coding sequence ATGGGGAAAAAGTTCTGGCGTGTTATTAGTGTACATTGGAAGGACAATCTCTTGCTTTATATGGTCATCATTTTATTTTTACTTCTAGGCATTCTTGCCGGTGCTCTCGGGGCAAAAACTTTAAGTTCCAAACAGGAAGGAGAGCTTATAGAATATTTAAATCGTTTTGCTGCCAGTTTTACCAGCGTCGAAGTAGAGCCGGGCATATTAGTCAGACAGTCGCTGCTGACCAATTTAAAACTGCTTGGAATAGTTTGGTTTCTGGGTTTGACTGTACTTGGCGCCCCTTTGATCCTATTAGTTATTGCAGCCAAAGGTTTTTACCTTGGTTTTACCGCAGGTTTTTTGATTCAGGAAAAGGGGATGGCAGGCATCCTGTTAACTGCTCTGGCGCTGCTTCCGCAGAATATATTCAACCTGCCTGCGTTGGTGGCAGCAGGAGTAACTGCAGCCTCTTTTTCCTTTTGGCTCTTTAAAGGTCGGGTTAAAGAGCGCAATAAAAAGCTTTCACAACAATTCCTTATTTATACGTTACTGCTAGGGAGTCTTGCGGGGTTTATTTTATTAGGGTCCTTATTAGAAGCCTACCTGACTCCTCAATTGATAAAAATGGTCATAATGTATCTCTAA
- the ald gene encoding alanine dehydrogenase yields MLIGVPKEIKNNENRVALTPGGAANLVRLGHKVLVETNAGVGSGYLDSEYVVAGAQIAPDRVSVYGEADMIMKVKEPLPEEYDLFREKQVIFTYLHLAPEPELTRALMRRKVVAIAYETIQLPDGSLPLLTPMSEVAGRMSVQIGAHFLQKPEGGRGVLLGGVPGVAPADVVIVGGGIVGTNAAKMAVGLGAQVTILDLNAARLRYLDDLFQGRTKNLMSNQHNLSMAVKYADLLIGAVLIPGARAPRVVTEDMVKTMKKGAVIVDVAIDQGGCVETIDRVTTHSNPIYEKHGVLHYAVANIPGAVARTATIALTNVTLPYAIEIVQKGYERAIKENGALALGVNVIDGQVVYKAVADALNLPYVPLPELLK; encoded by the coding sequence ATGCTTATCGGCGTGCCTAAAGAAATTAAAAACAATGAGAACAGGGTGGCGCTTACGCCGGGAGGCGCTGCAAATCTTGTTCGTCTTGGGCATAAAGTCCTAGTTGAAACTAACGCAGGGGTGGGGAGCGGCTATCTGGACAGCGAATATGTTGTTGCAGGCGCCCAAATAGCACCGGATCGGGTCAGTGTTTACGGCGAAGCAGACATGATTATGAAGGTCAAGGAGCCTTTGCCGGAAGAATATGATTTATTCAGGGAAAAACAAGTGATTTTCACTTATTTACACCTTGCCCCGGAACCTGAGCTAACCAGAGCCTTAATGCGCCGCAAAGTAGTGGCCATTGCTTATGAAACTATTCAATTACCTGACGGAAGCCTGCCCTTATTAACCCCTATGAGCGAGGTAGCCGGCAGAATGTCGGTGCAAATTGGCGCCCATTTTCTGCAAAAACCTGAAGGTGGTAGAGGAGTTCTCTTAGGCGGTGTTCCAGGGGTGGCGCCGGCTGACGTGGTCATTGTGGGCGGAGGTATTGTAGGGACTAATGCGGCAAAAATGGCGGTGGGCTTAGGAGCACAAGTAACAATTTTGGACCTGAATGCAGCCCGGTTGAGGTACCTGGATGATCTTTTCCAAGGCAGGACTAAAAATCTGATGTCAAACCAGCATAATTTATCCATGGCGGTGAAATATGCGGATTTGCTCATCGGGGCAGTTTTAATCCCCGGTGCACGGGCTCCGAGGGTTGTTACGGAAGACATGGTAAAAACCATGAAAAAGGGTGCAGTAATCGTAGACGTTGCCATTGACCAAGGGGGGTGCGTGGAAACAATCGATAGAGTCACTACTCACAGCAACCCTATTTACGAAAAACATGGGGTGCTTCATTATGCTGTGGCTAATATTCCTGGAGCTGTAGCCAGGACCGCTACTATTGCGTTAACCAATGTAACATTGCCTTATGCTATAGAAATTGTGCAGAAAGGATACGAAAGAGCCATCAAAGAAAACGGTGCTTTAGCGCTGGGAGTAAACGTTATTGACGGCCAAGTGGTTTATAAAGCAGTTGCAGATGCTTTAAATTTACCTTATGTGCCTTTGCCGGAACTGTTGAAGTAG